One genomic window of Prochlorococcus marinus str. NATL2A includes the following:
- a CDS encoding precorrin-8X methylmutase: MKTSEHPIFLESIKYIRSKLGNTGLDQTQQSILERIIHSSGDFSLQSCLKFSPTACKDAIRALKNGATILTDTHMAEAAISPMAKRTLNSNIECILDMAPASISINTSLTTRSAIGMKNKWLNFEDKDAIKNPTAPLVVIGSAPTALISLLDLVEAGDKPPSLIIGMPVGFIGVNESKTRLLNSDCAYIVLEGSKGGASLAAAATNALLRAAEH; the protein is encoded by the coding sequence GTGAAAACATCAGAACATCCAATTTTTCTAGAAAGCATCAAATACATTCGATCTAAACTAGGCAATACCGGACTTGATCAAACTCAGCAATCAATTTTAGAACGCATTATTCATTCAAGTGGAGACTTTAGTTTGCAGTCATGTCTCAAGTTTAGTCCCACTGCTTGTAAGGATGCTATTAGGGCATTGAAAAATGGTGCAACGATTTTGACTGATACTCATATGGCAGAGGCAGCAATATCGCCTATGGCTAAACGAACCTTGAATTCAAATATTGAATGCATTTTAGATATGGCTCCAGCTTCTATATCCATAAATACAAGTTTGACTACTAGAAGTGCAATTGGTATGAAAAATAAGTGGTTAAATTTTGAGGATAAAGACGCCATAAAAAACCCAACTGCTCCACTGGTTGTAATTGGGAGCGCTCCAACAGCTTTAATTTCTTTGTTAGATCTTGTTGAAGCTGGCGATAAGCCCCCAAGTTTAATTATTGGAATGCCAGTGGGCTTTATTGGGGTTAATGAGAGTAAAACTCGATTATTAAATAGTGATTGTGCATATATTGTTCTTGAAGGTTCTAAAGGAGGCGCATCCCTAGCGGCAGCTGCTACAAATGCTTTATTGAGAGCAGCTGAGCATTAA
- a CDS encoding putative sugar O-methyltransferase, translated as MSSKFKSSKLWQSICKNNLNKLNDSNISSFRDIGNINNRICSWDPTESSTRYFKTLLMRFIWDLEQKSIDQNLDMKQFIANIKNQQLGSPIYINYFDFKISLDYALCLEEILFLNKSMTGVSKILEIGAGFGRTCHALLSNFDEINQYIICDLPPIINLAKNYLYKVLNEHQFKKIIFISNEMLESADPVDLTININSFQEMESDVINNYIKFIAKKSRAFFCKNPICKYDPNSINLKIKDKNEFEYAMKLGLCKDIVDIFDPNQLQIAAAKYVALYRPKNFKIERNERSKLWPQHHSVLYLK; from the coding sequence ATGAGCTCAAAGTTTAAATCAAGCAAACTTTGGCAGTCAATTTGCAAAAACAATCTCAACAAGCTTAACGATTCTAATATAAGTTCATTCAGGGATATTGGTAATATAAACAATAGAATTTGCTCCTGGGATCCAACTGAAAGCTCAACTAGATATTTTAAAACACTTTTAATGCGTTTTATTTGGGATTTAGAGCAAAAATCAATAGATCAAAACCTAGACATGAAGCAATTTATTGCAAATATTAAAAACCAACAATTAGGATCACCTATATATATTAATTATTTTGATTTTAAAATTTCCCTTGATTATGCACTTTGTCTTGAAGAAATATTGTTTCTAAATAAATCAATGACTGGAGTTTCAAAGATTCTTGAAATTGGAGCTGGTTTCGGAAGAACATGCCATGCATTATTGTCAAATTTTGATGAAATTAATCAATATATAATCTGTGATTTACCTCCAATAATTAACTTAGCAAAGAATTATCTATATAAAGTTCTAAATGAACATCAATTCAAAAAAATCATTTTCATAAGTAACGAAATGCTCGAAAGTGCAGATCCTGTTGATTTAACTATTAATATAAACTCTTTTCAAGAGATGGAGTCAGATGTTATTAACAATTATATAAAATTTATTGCTAAAAAATCTAGAGCTTTTTTTTGTAAAAATCCCATATGCAAATATGATCCAAATAGCATAAATCTAAAAATTAAAGATAAGAATGAGTTTGAATACGCTATGAAATTAGGTCTTTGTAAAGATATAGTTGATATATTTGATCCAAATCAATTACAAATTGCTGCAGCAAAATACGTTGCTTTATATAGACCAAAAAACTTTAAAATAGAAAGAAATGAAAGATCAAAATTATGGCCCCAACATCATAGTGTGTTATATCTGAAATAA
- the holA gene encoding DNA polymerase III subunit delta: MPIHLIWGNDYEACNREIEELINSVIDSSWKSFNYSQLDGNDPKQNLRALEEAQSAPLGSGGRIVLVRRSPFCNGCSIELGNKLEQVIKLIPDKTHLILSNANKPDKRLKTTKLIEKSIQSNTLSQEKSFILPLPWDINGQRNLVKNNLERLNLKMNYETIDLIVESIGNDSSLINTELQKLSLFSEAVNTNLTTDKPREISKELVKKLIQNNSTNALEIANSLLKGEKIIALNKIQSLLKNGEPALRLITTLTGQSRGWLWVHLLDSQGNQDVKEIAKLAGIANPKRIFVIRKQIQGKSLGTLLELMKKLLKIEASIKSGIKPIDSFKDNLLTDSKILANN, encoded by the coding sequence ATGCCAATACATTTAATCTGGGGGAATGATTATGAAGCCTGTAACAGAGAAATAGAAGAACTAATTAATTCAGTCATTGACTCCTCATGGAAAAGTTTCAATTATAGTCAACTAGATGGAAATGATCCTAAGCAAAATCTAAGAGCACTAGAAGAGGCTCAAAGCGCTCCCTTAGGCAGCGGAGGCAGGATTGTGCTAGTTAGAAGAAGTCCATTTTGTAACGGATGCTCTATTGAGCTTGGTAATAAACTTGAACAAGTAATCAAATTAATTCCCGACAAGACTCATCTGATTTTAAGTAATGCAAATAAACCTGATAAAAGACTTAAAACTACTAAATTAATAGAAAAAAGCATCCAATCAAATACATTATCACAGGAAAAAAGTTTTATTCTTCCACTGCCATGGGATATCAATGGGCAAAGGAATTTAGTGAAGAATAATTTAGAACGATTAAATCTAAAAATGAATTATGAAACAATTGATTTAATAGTAGAAAGTATAGGTAATGATAGCTCTTTAATCAATACTGAGCTTCAAAAGCTTTCATTATTCTCAGAAGCAGTTAATACAAACTTAACTACAGATAAACCGCGAGAAATATCAAAAGAACTAGTCAAAAAACTAATTCAAAATAATTCGACTAATGCACTTGAAATTGCCAATTCACTATTGAAAGGAGAGAAAATTATAGCTCTAAATAAAATTCAATCCTTACTTAAAAATGGAGAGCCAGCTTTACGATTAATAACAACGTTGACTGGTCAATCAAGAGGATGGCTTTGGGTACATCTATTAGATTCACAAGGGAATCAGGATGTCAAAGAAATAGCCAAACTTGCTGGGATTGCAAACCCAAAACGTATTTTTGTAATTCGCAAACAAATTCAAGGTAAATCTTTGGGAACATTGCTTGAATTGATGAAAAAACTTTTAAAAATTGAAGCCTCAATAAAATCAGGAATCAAGCCAATCGATTCTTTTAAAGATAATCTGCTAACAGACAGTAAAATTTTGGCTAATAACTGA
- the psbZ gene encoding photosystem II reaction center protein PsbZ, giving the protein MLAINSIVANALLFSSLLLVIGVPVFYMTQSNPEDNRNPNIKKIEILAGVWFHLVLLQALVGEYITHQMSV; this is encoded by the coding sequence ATGCTGGCTATTAATTCAATCGTTGCAAACGCACTTTTGTTCTCCTCCTTGCTTTTGGTAATTGGTGTTCCTGTTTTTTACATGACCCAATCCAATCCAGAGGATAATAGAAATCCGAATATTAAAAAAATAGAGATCCTTGCAGGAGTCTGGTTCCATTTAGTACTTCTTCAAGCCTTGGTAGGTGAATACATAACTCATCAAATGAGTGTGTAA
- a CDS encoding aspartate kinase — MALLVQKFGGTSLGSIERIKAVAQRIKSSKEKGDDLVVVVSAMGHQTDELTRLASEITVDPPHREMDMLLSTGEQVSISLLTMALNELGTPAISLTGTQAGIITESAHGRARILEIRTERIKNLLDQGQTIVIAGFQGTTLGIGGIAEITTLGRGGSDTSAVALAASLEAAKCEIYTDVPGVLTTDPRIVKNAKLMKSISCDEMLELASLGAAVLHPRAVEIARNFGVTLVVKSSWDNLDGTTLTSNKKPDFSQGGIEHRSPVDGLELLENQAVVALSNIPDRPGIAAELFESLSEGGVNVDLIIQATHQIDSNDITFTVAENELHNALTQCKKLVNTIGGDISFQKDLTKLSIYGAGIMGRPGIASSLFQILSDSGINIRLIATSEVKVSCVIDAELGKKALRNVSEVFKLTDKQITVNPTIENNNEPEVRGIALDKDQIQISVKNVPDKPGTASTICSTLAEKNISLDTIVQSERKHKDKTKDISFTLKKNDRSDAKYALKELIGNWKGSNLEEGESIVRISAVGSGMPFTKGTAGKIFRALANQKINIEMIATSEIRTTCIISEKYGEKALNEIHSCFKLGKNES, encoded by the coding sequence ATGGCATTGCTGGTTCAAAAATTTGGCGGCACTTCTCTAGGAAGCATTGAGCGCATAAAAGCTGTCGCGCAAAGAATCAAATCAAGTAAAGAAAAAGGTGATGATCTAGTAGTTGTTGTGTCGGCCATGGGACATCAAACTGATGAGTTAACACGGCTAGCATCAGAAATAACTGTTGATCCTCCTCATAGAGAAATGGATATGCTCCTCTCAACTGGGGAGCAAGTTTCAATATCATTATTAACAATGGCCCTGAACGAATTGGGCACACCAGCAATCTCTTTGACTGGAACTCAAGCTGGAATTATCACAGAATCAGCTCATGGAAGAGCCAGAATCCTCGAGATAAGGACAGAACGAATAAAAAATCTCTTAGACCAAGGTCAAACCATAGTTATTGCTGGATTCCAAGGAACAACTCTTGGCATAGGAGGAATTGCTGAAATTACAACTTTAGGTAGAGGAGGTTCAGATACTTCTGCAGTAGCTCTAGCGGCATCGCTTGAAGCTGCTAAATGTGAAATTTATACCGATGTTCCTGGCGTACTTACAACTGACCCAAGAATTGTGAAAAATGCAAAATTAATGAAAAGTATTAGTTGTGATGAAATGTTAGAATTGGCCAGCCTTGGAGCAGCTGTTTTACATCCTCGAGCAGTTGAAATAGCAAGAAATTTCGGCGTAACTCTTGTCGTTAAATCCAGTTGGGACAACCTTGATGGAACCACTCTAACTAGTAATAAGAAGCCTGACTTTTCTCAAGGTGGAATAGAACATCGAAGTCCTGTCGATGGATTAGAACTTCTTGAGAATCAAGCTGTAGTAGCTTTATCTAATATTCCAGATCGTCCAGGAATTGCTGCGGAACTTTTTGAATCTCTATCAGAGGGTGGGGTGAATGTCGATCTCATTATTCAAGCGACACATCAGATCGACTCTAACGACATCACTTTTACTGTTGCTGAAAATGAATTACATAATGCACTAACTCAATGTAAAAAACTCGTTAATACTATTGGAGGTGATATCTCTTTTCAAAAAGATCTGACTAAACTAAGTATTTATGGAGCTGGGATAATGGGAAGGCCTGGAATAGCCTCATCGCTATTCCAAATTCTATCTGACTCTGGTATTAATATCAGACTAATCGCAACTAGTGAAGTCAAAGTCAGTTGTGTTATTGATGCAGAATTAGGGAAAAAAGCACTACGTAATGTAAGCGAAGTTTTCAAGCTCACTGATAAACAAATTACCGTGAATCCTACGATTGAAAATAATAACGAGCCAGAAGTAAGGGGAATAGCTTTAGATAAAGATCAAATACAAATTAGCGTGAAGAATGTTCCAGATAAACCAGGGACTGCCTCCACAATATGTTCCACTTTAGCTGAGAAAAATATCAGCTTAGATACTATAGTTCAATCTGAAAGAAAGCATAAAGATAAAACCAAAGATATCAGCTTCACTTTAAAGAAAAATGATAGAAGCGATGCTAAATATGCATTAAAAGAATTGATTGGCAATTGGAAAGGATCAAACCTCGAAGAAGGAGAGTCAATAGTACGAATTAGCGCAGTAGGTTCTGGAATGCCTTTTACAAAAGGAACAGCCGGTAAAATTTTTAGAGCACTAGCAAATCAAAAAATCAACATAGAAATGATCGCCACCAGTGAAATAAGAACAACTTGTATTATCTCAGAAAAATATGGTGAAAAAGCATTAAATGAAATTCATTCTTGCTTTAAATTAGGAAAAAATGAAAGCTAA
- the rfbC gene encoding dTDP-4-dehydrorhamnose 3,5-epimerase — MNVQSINNSIGELLEGPLVFSPCLFNDERGNFFESWNSQIFDDLLLNHDQGPQIFLQDNQSFSRKGVLRGLHYQITPHVQGKLVRCIAGEIYDVIVDLRMSSKTFKSWGSINLSAQNKKQLWVPVGFAHGFLSLTDCTEVLYKTTDYWDPKCERGISWDDPDIKIIWPENFLHPELSKKDLMLPSFSELKSMDMFE; from the coding sequence ATGAATGTTCAATCTATTAATAATTCAATTGGAGAGCTTCTTGAGGGCCCTTTGGTCTTTTCGCCTTGTCTTTTTAATGATGAAAGAGGGAATTTTTTTGAGAGCTGGAATTCTCAAATATTTGATGATTTACTGTTAAATCATGATCAAGGTCCTCAGATATTTCTTCAAGATAATCAATCTTTCTCTCGAAAGGGAGTCTTACGAGGATTGCATTATCAAATTACTCCTCACGTTCAAGGGAAGTTGGTGCGTTGTATCGCTGGCGAAATATACGATGTTATAGTTGATTTAAGAATGTCATCCAAGACCTTCAAGTCTTGGGGATCAATCAACTTAAGTGCCCAGAATAAGAAGCAGTTATGGGTTCCAGTTGGATTTGCTCATGGATTTCTATCTTTAACTGATTGTACAGAGGTTTTATATAAGACAACTGATTACTGGGATCCTAAATGTGAACGCGGTATAAGTTGGGATGATCCAGATATTAAAATTATCTGGCCAGAAAATTTTCTGCATCCTGAATTATCAAAGAAGGATTTAATGTTGCCTTCTTTTTCAGAGTTAAAAAGTATGGACATGTTTGAATGA
- the mutS gene encoding DNA mismatch repair protein MutS, translating into MAASQNPIQGSLFGGNEESDLNKAEKLKGSERSNVNLSHQQLKEDASLRPRIKQTPKNPNQIIDLDELSRLAIEEPKWSHHNLPKIDDLTPALRHYVELKKENPDRVLLYRLGDFFECFFEDAITLSKLLEITLTSKEAGKKIGKIPMAGIPHHASDRYCTELIKKGLSIAICDQLEAAPTKGNKLIKRGITRLITPGTILEEGMLSAKKNNWLASVLLEAKSNQEIIDWSLAKIDVSTGEFIVQEGQGSNNLRHELIKLNAAEVISEKKSISNKIWYEGLIEITEFNRTSFSNLEAITTIKNHYCLNNIDSLGIHSNSLSIRTIGGLISYLNKTHPNIDDKSNNEIKTNICIDYPRIKNSRSGLIIDSQTRRNLEITSTQKDGKFQGSLLWAIDKTLTAMGARCIRRWIEEPTKDVNAIKNRQNIIGFLVKSSTLRKNIRKTLRAMGDLERLSGRAGAQQAGARDLVAIAEGINRLPLIKNYLNEPIFDKTKYFDSIINIDKDLIELASKINNQIIDNPPLSLTEGGLFYDGINPVLDGLRNQLDDHNIWLNSQELEERKKSNINNLKLQYHRSFGYFLAVSKSKAINVPDHWIRRQTLTNEERFVTPGLKEREGKIFQVRARISELEYELFCDLRKLTGSKSNIIRQAAKAISHLDVLTGLAELAANHNYIQPQIIDMNEQDKSRKLSIIDGRHPVVEQILVDKVFVPNDIELGSKTDLIILSGPNASGKSCYLRQVGLLQIMAQIGSWIPAKSAHMGIADQVFTRVGAVDDLASGQSTFMVEMIETAFILNNATENSLVLLDEIGRGTSTFDGLSIAWSVSEFLAKKIKSRSIFATHYHELNQISEYIENVENYKVVVEYKNHSLSFLHKVERGGANKSYGIEAARLAGVPPDVVNNARLILKNLEKNNSNTIQITKPIESCK; encoded by the coding sequence ATGGCTGCCAGCCAAAACCCTATACAAGGCAGTCTATTTGGGGGGAATGAGGAAAGCGATCTCAATAAAGCTGAAAAGCTGAAAGGTTCAGAAAGATCGAACGTAAATCTGTCACATCAACAACTAAAAGAAGACGCATCGCTTAGACCTCGCATAAAACAGACTCCTAAAAATCCAAATCAGATAATTGATTTGGATGAGTTGTCTCGTCTGGCAATTGAGGAACCCAAATGGTCACATCACAATTTACCAAAAATTGATGATCTCACTCCTGCACTGAGACATTATGTCGAATTAAAAAAAGAGAATCCTGACCGAGTTTTGCTTTATAGGCTTGGAGACTTCTTCGAATGTTTTTTTGAAGATGCAATAACACTCTCAAAACTTTTAGAAATCACACTCACAAGTAAAGAAGCTGGAAAAAAAATTGGCAAAATTCCAATGGCTGGAATTCCTCATCATGCATCTGATCGTTATTGCACAGAACTAATTAAAAAAGGTTTATCTATTGCTATTTGTGATCAACTTGAAGCTGCTCCAACAAAAGGCAATAAATTAATAAAAAGAGGCATAACAAGATTAATAACCCCTGGAACAATTCTAGAAGAGGGAATGTTAAGTGCTAAAAAAAATAATTGGCTAGCTTCTGTTCTTCTAGAAGCCAAATCTAATCAAGAAATAATTGACTGGTCTTTAGCAAAAATAGATGTAAGCACCGGTGAATTTATTGTTCAAGAAGGTCAAGGAAGTAATAATTTACGACACGAATTAATTAAATTGAATGCAGCTGAAGTTATTTCAGAGAAAAAGTCAATCTCAAATAAAATCTGGTATGAAGGATTAATAGAAATAACAGAATTTAATAGAACATCATTCTCTAATTTAGAGGCAATAACAACTATTAAAAATCATTATTGTCTAAATAATATTGATAGCCTAGGGATACATTCTAACTCACTATCAATTAGGACTATTGGAGGATTAATTTCATATTTAAATAAAACGCACCCAAATATAGATGATAAATCTAACAATGAAATAAAAACAAATATCTGTATTGACTACCCTCGAATAAAAAATAGTCGATCAGGATTAATTATAGATAGTCAAACAAGAAGAAATTTAGAAATTACCTCAACTCAGAAGGATGGAAAATTTCAAGGCTCATTACTTTGGGCAATTGATAAAACATTAACTGCAATGGGTGCGAGATGCATTAGGAGGTGGATAGAAGAACCTACAAAAGATGTTAATGCAATTAAAAATAGACAGAATATAATTGGATTTCTAGTCAAATCATCGACATTAAGAAAAAATATTAGAAAAACCCTTAGAGCCATGGGTGACTTAGAACGTCTTTCAGGTAGAGCAGGAGCTCAACAAGCGGGAGCACGTGATTTAGTTGCTATCGCAGAAGGAATTAACCGTTTACCCTTAATTAAAAATTATCTAAATGAGCCCATATTTGATAAAACTAAGTATTTTGACTCTATTATAAATATAGATAAAGACTTAATAGAACTTGCATCAAAAATCAATAATCAAATCATAGACAATCCACCACTTAGCCTTACAGAAGGGGGTCTATTTTATGATGGTATAAACCCTGTACTTGATGGACTAAGAAACCAACTAGATGATCATAATATATGGCTCAACTCTCAGGAATTAGAAGAGAGAAAGAAAAGCAATATAAATAATTTAAAGCTTCAATATCATCGATCTTTTGGATACTTTTTAGCTGTTAGCAAATCAAAGGCTATAAATGTTCCAGATCACTGGATCAGAAGACAAACCTTAACTAATGAAGAACGTTTTGTGACACCAGGATTAAAAGAAAGAGAAGGAAAAATCTTTCAAGTTAGAGCAAGAATATCAGAACTAGAATATGAACTTTTTTGTGATTTAAGAAAACTTACAGGGAGTAAATCAAACATTATTAGACAAGCTGCAAAAGCAATATCTCACTTAGATGTTTTAACTGGACTAGCCGAACTAGCCGCTAATCACAACTATATTCAACCTCAGATAATAGATATGAATGAGCAAGATAAATCAAGAAAATTATCTATTATTGATGGCCGTCATCCTGTAGTTGAACAAATTTTAGTTGATAAAGTTTTTGTACCTAATGATATAGAACTTGGCTCTAAGACCGATCTAATTATTCTTTCAGGGCCAAATGCTAGTGGAAAAAGTTGTTATTTAAGACAAGTAGGTCTCTTGCAAATCATGGCTCAAATTGGAAGTTGGATCCCAGCTAAATCAGCACATATGGGAATAGCTGATCAAGTATTTACACGTGTTGGAGCAGTGGATGATTTAGCTTCAGGCCAATCAACTTTCATGGTCGAAATGATTGAAACTGCCTTCATTCTTAATAATGCTACTGAAAACTCATTAGTTTTATTAGATGAAATTGGAAGAGGAACTTCAACTTTTGATGGGCTATCTATTGCCTGGTCAGTAAGCGAGTTTTTAGCAAAAAAAATTAAAAGTCGTTCAATCTTTGCAACTCATTACCATGAATTGAATCAAATTTCTGAATATATTGAAAATGTCGAGAATTACAAAGTTGTAGTTGAATATAAAAATCATTCCCTTTCATTCCTTCACAAGGTCGAAAGAGGAGGAGCAAATAAAAGTTATGGAATTGAAGCTGCGAGGCTTGCGGGAGTCCCCCCAGACGTAGTCAATAATGCAAGATTGATATTAAAAAATCTAGAAAAAAATAACTCCAACACCATTCAAATCACTAAGCCAATTGAAAGTTGCAAATAA
- the rfbD gene encoding dTDP-4-dehydrorhamnose reductase: MKILLTGANGQLGQQIVSESLSFSTQMSLEIIQCTREELDLVDYDACKSIVEYHKPDWVINAGAYTNVEKAETEPNIAYQVNAQAPAAFVEALTKYGGQIIQISSDYVFNGDQSSPYKTSDLIQPLCVYGKSKARGEEFVLAYDKGIVIRSGWVYGPVGNNFLLKMIHLHSEESDKPRTLKVVSDQIGSPTSTKNLAIAVLRSIMVSSKIYTPKILHFSDAGVASWYDFAIAISEIAIELDLFQNPLRIEPIQSKNYKTLAKRPNYSVLDCFATMNALKMKPLHWRDSLSHVMKGLSK, from the coding sequence ATGAAGATTTTGTTAACTGGAGCTAATGGTCAACTTGGTCAGCAAATTGTCTCAGAGTCTTTGTCCTTTTCAACTCAAATGTCTCTTGAAATTATTCAATGCACTAGAGAGGAATTAGATCTAGTTGATTACGATGCATGTAAATCTATCGTCGAATATCACAAACCTGATTGGGTAATAAATGCTGGAGCATACACAAATGTTGAGAAGGCTGAGACAGAGCCAAATATTGCATATCAGGTAAATGCTCAAGCTCCAGCTGCATTTGTCGAGGCTTTGACTAAATATGGTGGACAAATAATTCAAATAAGTTCAGATTATGTTTTCAATGGCGATCAAAGCTCGCCATATAAAACTTCTGACCTAATACAGCCACTGTGTGTTTATGGAAAGAGTAAGGCGAGAGGGGAAGAATTTGTTTTAGCTTATGATAAAGGTATAGTAATCCGAAGTGGTTGGGTATATGGACCAGTAGGCAATAATTTTCTTCTAAAAATGATACACCTACATTCTGAAGAATCTGATAAACCTAGAACTTTAAAGGTTGTCTCTGATCAAATTGGCTCACCTACATCGACCAAGAATTTGGCTATTGCTGTTTTACGTTCAATTATGGTAAGCAGTAAAATATATACTCCTAAGATTTTGCATTTTAGCGATGCTGGTGTCGCTAGTTGGTATGACTTTGCCATAGCAATAAGTGAAATTGCGATTGAGCTTGATTTATTTCAAAACCCATTAAGAATTGAGCCGATACAATCAAAAAACTACAAAACCCTTGCTAAGCGACCTAATTATTCTGTGCTCGATTGCTTTGCCACAATGAATGCTCTAAAGATGAAGCCACTTCATTGGAGAGATTCTTTATCCCATGTTATGAAGGGACTAAGCAAATAA
- the rfbA gene encoding glucose-1-phosphate thymidylyltransferase RfbA has protein sequence MQSQSQRKGIIIAGGIGKRLLPSTYSTNKHLFLLYDKPMIYYPLTTLMLGGIKDILIITLKSSIESYNKLLGDGGKWGINIQYSIQEEPKGIADAILLGEEFVGQSHTVIILGDNIFHGNNLYNLWKISDSFDKGSTIFAYQVSDPERYGVVDIDTNGDVLTIDEKPKIPKSNFAITGLYFYDNSVFDRIRKLNYSSRNELEVTSLNNSYIRDNLLKVELLGRGMSWFDAGTFDSFLDASLYIKTIQSRQGLMIGCPEEVAFRQGWIDRNQVVNLANTLEYSRYGEYLNEILESNK, from the coding sequence TTGCAAAGTCAATCTCAACGTAAAGGAATCATTATAGCTGGAGGGATTGGTAAAAGGCTTTTACCTTCTACTTACTCTACTAATAAGCATCTGTTTTTGTTATATGATAAGCCAATGATTTACTATCCATTGACTACATTAATGTTGGGTGGCATCAAGGATATTTTAATTATTACATTAAAAAGTTCAATAGAATCATACAATAAGCTTTTAGGTGATGGTGGTAAGTGGGGTATAAATATACAATATTCAATTCAAGAGGAACCAAAAGGTATTGCTGATGCAATATTATTGGGTGAAGAATTTGTTGGTCAAAGTCATACGGTAATTATTTTAGGAGATAATATCTTTCATGGTAATAATTTATACAATCTTTGGAAAATTTCAGATTCATTTGATAAAGGTTCTACTATATTCGCCTATCAAGTAAGTGATCCGGAGCGTTATGGAGTTGTAGATATTGATACTAATGGAGATGTTCTCACTATAGATGAAAAACCGAAGATTCCAAAGAGTAATTTTGCTATTACTGGATTATACTTTTACGATAACTCTGTTTTTGATAGAATTAGGAAATTAAATTATTCATCTAGAAACGAGCTAGAAGTAACTTCACTAAATAATAGTTATATAAGGGATAATCTCCTTAAAGTTGAACTGCTTGGGCGAGGTATGTCATGGTTTGATGCTGGTACTTTTGATTCTTTCCTTGATGCATCATTATATATAAAAACAATTCAATCAAGACAAGGATTAATGATAGGATGTCCAGAAGAAGTTGCTTTTAGACAAGGTTGGATTGATAGGAATCAAGTTGTTAATCTTGCAAACACTTTGGAATATTCAAGATATGGAGAGTATCTTAATGAAATTTTAGAAAGCAATAAATAA
- the ribH gene encoding 6,7-dimethyl-8-ribityllumazine synthase produces MATIEGTFVNSSSLRVAIVIARFNDLITNKLLSGCMDCLSRHGIDVSESSNQLDIAWVPGSFELPIISQKLARNGNYDVVITLGAVIRGDTPHFDVVVSEASKGIATVSRETGVPIIFGVLTTDTMQQALERAGIKNNLGWSYALQALEMGSLMKAVN; encoded by the coding sequence ATGGCGACTATTGAGGGTACTTTTGTAAATTCCTCTTCTTTAAGAGTAGCTATTGTAATAGCCAGGTTTAACGATCTCATTACTAATAAGCTCTTAAGCGGATGCATGGATTGTTTATCACGTCATGGTATTGATGTATCAGAATCAAGTAATCAACTAGATATTGCTTGGGTACCAGGTTCTTTTGAACTGCCTATCATTTCTCAAAAACTTGCTCGTAATGGTAATTATGATGTGGTAATAACCTTGGGAGCGGTCATTAGAGGTGATACTCCTCATTTTGATGTTGTTGTCTCTGAGGCTAGCAAAGGTATAGCAACAGTATCTAGAGAAACAGGTGTTCCAATCATTTTTGGAGTATTGACTACCGATACAATGCAACAAGCATTAGAGAGAGCGGGTATTAAAAATAATTTGGGATGGAGTTATGCATTGCAAGCTTTAGAGATGGGTTCGCTTATGAAGGCTGTGAATTAA